One Brachyspira suanatina DNA segment encodes these proteins:
- a CDS encoding M23 family metallopeptidase produces MKKYILLLFIISSFLFARVPIDPNRIRVTSTFGEFRTDHFHNGVDFGGHKMEIYPVKDGEIVYYVDEDEDPTRPLYGVGNVLMIEHPDNLRSYYYHIEPGTIEKSYAKVTEKDVIALTGNSGRSGGAHLHLTIENMKEGLVVDPLEYLSIDKGSTQAPLIHGIYLRTENRLIQIKDKMPMSYNGEIKLFIKAYDLLGGIPMGLKRVKIFMNDDLVRDYDFTYFIKRDNVYYISPNYTFEEVYGVDSHFYRGGVFVPKRGKYTFKAEVTDFDNKSVVLTRTVNFY; encoded by the coding sequence ATGAAAAAATATATATTATTATTATTTATAATATCTTCGTTCTTATTTGCAAGGGTTCCTATTGATCCAAACAGAATAAGAGTAACAAGCACATTCGGAGAGTTTAGAACAGACCATTTTCATAACGGAGTTGATTTCGGCGGACATAAAATGGAAATATATCCTGTAAAAGACGGTGAAATAGTTTATTATGTTGATGAAGATGAAGACCCTACTAGACCTCTTTATGGTGTAGGAAATGTACTTATGATAGAACATCCAGATAATTTAAGAAGCTATTATTATCATATAGAACCAGGCACTATAGAAAAATCTTATGCCAAAGTTACAGAAAAAGATGTAATAGCACTTACAGGAAATAGCGGAAGATCTGGAGGAGCACATTTACATTTAACTATAGAAAATATGAAAGAGGGATTAGTTGTCGATCCATTAGAATATTTAAGTATAGATAAAGGCTCAACCCAAGCACCATTGATTCATGGTATATATTTGAGAACAGAAAACAGGCTCATACAAATAAAAGATAAAATGCCTATGAGTTATAATGGAGAAATAAAATTATTTATCAAAGCCTATGACTTATTAGGCGGAATACCTATGGGGCTTAAAAGAGTAAAAATATTTATGAATGATGATTTAGTGAGAGATTATGATTTCACATACTTCATCAAAAGAGATAACGTATATTATATATCTCCAAATTATACCTTTGAAGAAGTGTACGGAGTAGATTCGCATTTCTATAGAGGTGGAGTATTCGTTCCTAAAAGAGGAAAATACACATTTAAGGCAGAAGTTACAGATTTTGATAATAAAAGCGTAGTGTTAACAAGAACTGTTAATTTTTATTAA
- the uvrB gene encoding excinuclease ABC subunit UvrB, with the protein MDFKLESNFKPSGDQVTAIDSLVKGLENKNKYQTLLGVTASGKTFTIANVIEKANRPTLVMSHNKTLAAQLYRELKDFFPNNAVEYFVSYYDYYQPEAYVPAKDLYIDKDASVNDEIDRLRLKATTSLLERRDVIIVASVSCIYGLGSPEDYRKLYIAIEKNGEYDRDEIIEKLVSIQYERVKDVLERARFKVIGDTIEIMSAYSDEVIRVEFFGDTVERIIKINPITRQKLAEQDRVVIYPAKHFVTGGDKLATGIKLIEEELEEQYNKFKSEGKLVEAERIYGRTKYDLEMLREVGYCAGIENYSRPLSGRKEGDRPACLIDYFPDDFLTIIDESHVSVPQIRGMFFGDRSRKETLVKYGFRLPSALDNRPLYFEEFEKLTHDTIYISATPAEYELKKSSQVVEQIIRPTGLLDPIIEVYPIDGQIDRILEEIKKTVSNNERIFITTLTKKMAEDLTKYLNENGVRTRYLHSDIQTVERVEIIRDLRLGAFDVLVGINLLREGLDVPEVSLILILDADKTGFLRNTTTLIQTIGRAARNANGRVIMFADSISDAMKVAIDETERRRTIQMEYNKEHNITPKTIIKKIQDIIEREEKVETSYELHFDFRRFNERVKIDPEQKSDDYIKELEKEMKKASDSLEFEKAIEIREKINQLKQLKPQKKNVHKNVTSKNPNGKSKK; encoded by the coding sequence ATGGATTTTAAATTAGAATCAAATTTCAAGCCTTCAGGGGATCAAGTAACAGCAATAGACTCTTTGGTAAAAGGACTTGAAAATAAAAATAAATATCAAACTCTTCTTGGAGTTACAGCAAGCGGAAAAACTTTTACTATAGCAAATGTTATAGAAAAAGCTAATCGACCTACTCTAGTAATGTCTCATAACAAAACTTTAGCAGCACAGCTTTATAGAGAATTAAAAGACTTCTTTCCGAACAATGCTGTTGAATATTTCGTTTCATATTATGATTATTATCAGCCTGAAGCCTATGTTCCGGCAAAAGATTTATATATAGACAAAGATGCTTCTGTTAATGATGAAATTGACAGATTAAGACTTAAAGCAACTACATCGCTTCTTGAAAGGAGAGATGTTATAATAGTGGCTTCTGTTTCTTGTATATACGGTTTGGGTTCTCCTGAAGATTACAGAAAATTATATATTGCTATAGAAAAAAATGGAGAATATGACAGAGATGAAATAATTGAAAAATTAGTGTCTATACAATATGAGCGTGTTAAAGATGTACTTGAAAGAGCAAGATTCAAAGTTATAGGCGATACTATAGAAATAATGAGTGCCTATTCTGACGAGGTTATTAGAGTAGAATTTTTCGGTGATACAGTTGAGCGTATAATAAAAATCAATCCTATAACAAGACAAAAATTAGCAGAACAAGACAGAGTTGTAATATATCCAGCAAAGCACTTCGTTACAGGAGGCGATAAATTAGCTACTGGTATAAAATTAATAGAAGAAGAACTTGAAGAGCAATACAATAAATTTAAATCCGAAGGAAAATTAGTAGAAGCAGAAAGAATATACGGAAGAACAAAATATGATTTAGAAATGCTTAGAGAGGTTGGATATTGTGCAGGAATAGAAAATTATTCTCGTCCATTATCAGGAAGAAAAGAAGGAGACAGACCTGCTTGTTTAATAGACTATTTTCCGGATGATTTTCTCACTATAATTGACGAGTCGCATGTTAGTGTGCCTCAAATTAGAGGAATGTTTTTTGGAGACAGAAGCAGAAAAGAGACTTTAGTAAAGTACGGTTTCAGACTTCCTTCAGCTCTTGATAACAGACCTTTATACTTTGAAGAATTTGAAAAACTCACTCATGATACAATATATATTAGTGCCACACCTGCAGAATATGAATTAAAGAAAAGCTCTCAGGTTGTAGAGCAGATAATTCGTCCTACAGGCTTGCTTGATCCTATAATCGAAGTATACCCTATTGACGGGCAGATAGACAGGATACTTGAAGAAATAAAAAAGACTGTATCAAACAATGAAAGAATATTCATAACAACACTTACAAAAAAAATGGCTGAAGACCTTACAAAATATTTAAATGAAAATGGAGTAAGAACTCGTTATCTTCATTCAGACATTCAAACCGTAGAACGTGTTGAAATAATAAGAGATTTAAGACTTGGTGCTTTCGATGTACTTGTTGGAATTAACCTTTTAAGAGAGGGGCTTGATGTACCGGAAGTATCACTTATATTAATACTTGATGCTGATAAAACAGGATTTTTAAGAAATACTACTACCCTAATACAGACTATAGGACGTGCAGCAAGAAATGCAAACGGCAGAGTTATAATGTTTGCCGACTCTATAAGCGATGCTATGAAAGTAGCCATTGATGAAACAGAGAGAAGAAGAACAATACAGATGGAGTATAACAAAGAACATAATATCACTCCTAAAACAATCATCAAAAAGATACAGGATATCATTGAACGTGAGGAGAAAGTTGAAACATCTTATGAGCTTCATTTCGATTTCAGACGCTTCAATGAAAGAGTGAAAATTGATCCTGAACAGAAAAGCGATGATTATATAAAAGAGCTTGAAAAAGAAATGAAAAAAGCATCAGATAGCTTAGAATTTGAAAAGGCTATTGAAATAAGAGAAAAAATAAATCAGCTTAAACAATTAAAGCCTCAAAAGAAAAATGTTCATAAAAATGTAACTTCCAAAAATCCAAATGGAAAATCTAAAAAATAA
- a CDS encoding tetratricopeptide repeat protein, with product MGLLNREDIETLQSFNTDGGGYFYKMLNYLQEFIENGIKENKFRLEEAREDLDIALWYSYACNNIGDYEHYYMSKEFMKYSEKNAKGCGTWYYRYAVALIYCGKLEEALKYSEQGVIEEPDYPWGWLELAKLRLHFGNKEGAVEANNKGLELVPGDYEFLRQAEEIENYYSIEALEYHYINEESDKNLLRGLDYGEDKLNAIAYILCDEEKLQAIKDIINPIDWEADHPYCTFKFYVADDLVDGVFLMNEAAISKLDKELIKESIEELKDVKEKIKNEENAKLTFVKFNIDYTIDAEFKNEETDKTFSIRKMFNKDSEYKKVADEIFDSYGMPLEPYLEELPNIVTLYKKEYGFLYYAECWINEDNIVKHTGIVGSSGDVKEYECSNPREYKNFLDDFYKEYDDYKVIDNEDLSYLILQFEVEPFENELPEKYANVLNKIGNVLNSVLSWNGLGSLDSWNAGETENIKEKYVINFFSVVVDVDIAFRLILNEVVEEIKDDINCDHIKMAYVPYIDNGEDFTLIYSSDDSTDFSI from the coding sequence ATGGGCTTACTTAATAGAGAAGATATTGAAACATTACAATCATTTAATACAGACGGCGGCGGATATTTTTATAAAATGCTGAATTATTTGCAAGAGTTTATTGAGAATGGTATAAAAGAAAATAAATTTAGATTAGAAGAGGCTAGGGAAGATTTAGATATTGCTTTATGGTATTCTTATGCCTGTAATAATATAGGTGATTATGAGCATTATTATATGTCTAAAGAGTTTATGAAATACTCTGAGAAAAATGCTAAAGGATGCGGAACTTGGTATTATAGGTATGCTGTGGCATTAATTTACTGCGGAAAATTGGAAGAAGCATTAAAATATTCTGAACAAGGTGTTATTGAAGAGCCTGATTATCCTTGGGGATGGCTTGAGCTTGCTAAATTAAGACTTCATTTCGGAAATAAAGAAGGAGCTGTCGAAGCTAATAATAAGGGATTGGAGCTTGTACCGGGTGATTATGAGTTTTTAAGACAGGCTGAAGAAATAGAAAATTATTATTCTATAGAAGCATTAGAATATCATTACATCAATGAAGAGAGCGATAAAAATTTACTTAGAGGTCTTGATTACGGCGAAGACAAATTAAATGCTATAGCCTATATATTATGCGATGAAGAAAAATTGCAGGCTATTAAAGATATTATTAATCCTATAGATTGGGAAGCTGATCATCCTTATTGTACTTTTAAATTTTATGTTGCTGATGATTTGGTGGATGGTGTATTTTTAATGAATGAAGCTGCTATATCAAAATTGGATAAAGAATTGATAAAAGAATCCATAGAAGAATTAAAAGATGTAAAAGAAAAAATAAAAAATGAAGAAAATGCAAAATTAACATTTGTAAAATTTAATATTGATTATACTATTGATGCAGAATTTAAAAACGAAGAAACAGATAAAACTTTTTCAATTAGAAAAATGTTTAATAAAGATTCAGAATATAAAAAAGTTGCTGATGAAATTTTTGATTCTTATGGTATGCCTTTAGAACCTTATTTAGAGGAGCTTCCTAATATTGTTACTTTGTATAAAAAAGAATATGGATTTTTATATTATGCTGAATGCTGGATAAATGAAGATAATATAGTAAAGCATACTGGAATAGTTGGAAGCAGCGGAGATGTTAAAGAATATGAATGCAGTAATCCAAGAGAATATAAAAATTTTTTAGATGATTTTTATAAAGAGTATGATGATTATAAAGTAATTGATAATGAAGATTTATCTTATTTGATTTTGCAATTTGAAGTAGAACCTTTTGAAAATGAATTACCAGAAAAATATGCTAATGTTTTAAATAAAATAGGAAATGTTTTAAATTCAGTTTTGAGCTGGAATGGTCTTGGTTCTTTAGATTCTTGGAATGCCGGCGAAACTGAAAATATAAAAGAAAAATATGTTATTAATTTCTTTTCTGTAGTTGTGGATGTGGATATTGCATTCAGACTCATATTAAATGAAGTTGTAGAAGAAATTAAAGATGATATAAATTGCGATCATATAAAAATGGCTTATGTTCCATATATAGATAATGGAGAAGACTTTACTTTAATATATTCATCAGATGACAGCACAGATTTTTCTATTTGA
- a CDS encoding tRNA-binding protein: protein MDIKDEIKPESSFDNFLALDIRTGTIIEAEDFPKAKRPAYKLKIDFGKLGIKVSSAQITKLYKKEDLIGRRIIAVVNFPKKQIANFFSECLVLGAVKDNGEVVLLTTKEECENGTVIG from the coding sequence ATGGATATTAAAGATGAAATAAAGCCTGAATCTAGTTTTGATAATTTTTTGGCATTAGATATTAGAACAGGTACTATAATAGAAGCGGAAGATTTTCCAAAAGCTAAAAGACCGGCATACAAATTAAAAATTGATTTTGGTAAATTGGGCATAAAGGTTTCATCAGCACAAATAACTAAATTATATAAAAAAGAAGATTTGATAGGAAGACGCATAATTGCTGTAGTTAATTTTCCAAAAAAACAGATAGCTAACTTTTTTTCGGAGTGTTTAGTTTTAGGTGCTGTAAAAGATAATGGAGAAGTTGTATTATTAACTACAAAAGAAGAATGTGAAAACGGTACGGTTATAGGATAA
- the selB gene encoding selenocysteine-specific translation elongation factor, whose translation MNKIIGTAGHVDHGKSELIKALTGISMMRLPEEQKREMTIDLGFGFFKPNDDITIGVIDVPGHERFIRNMVAGMWSLDLVMLVVCANEGWMNMTEEHAKVALSLGIRNIICVINKIDLVDDDKLKESEEDIKKNLYRIFNKDIEIVKVSALNGTNIDFLKDRITDILSNEKYEDDIKTHIYVDRVFSIKGAGLTITGSLRGGNIKKDDTLIHYPSKKEISIRNIQSYHEDKEIVYSASRIAINIKNIKKEEIRRGHLLCCKEEKVFSTDEIILELINKNDVEYLKKIKNAEFAVGTECLIAQILPIYKNKTYSNDKSDKDNKNNKEIDNRFIRLKFDEPISVFWKERGILISHGGSSIIAAGNVFWGEKTNPFIRKRIIDNAGKFLGEIKREKYNDLFMSVNGYTEASEDIPDYAIKVANFFVKKDYLNTLLERLKNLIENKKEGISFEDIRNYLNINNAFTKVFIDYSVENQILMPFNNIYKKYNEEITLNNSQKILLEKLKKEDLNGLDEKTIRTFTNGMKDIKVLSASKKAVYLDEGIYYHIDVYNRIKKLILQNTKTNDIITIASVRDKTGLSRKYVLPILNAFEREKLVRREGSERIVL comes from the coding sequence ATGAATAAAATAATAGGAACTGCTGGGCATGTTGATCATGGTAAATCAGAATTAATAAAGGCTTTAACTGGAATTTCTATGATGAGGCTTCCTGAAGAACAGAAAAGAGAAATGACTATTGATTTGGGATTCGGTTTTTTCAAGCCTAATGATGATATTACAATAGGTGTAATAGATGTACCCGGACATGAGAGATTTATAAGAAATATGGTTGCTGGTATGTGGAGCTTGGATTTAGTTATGCTTGTAGTTTGTGCTAATGAAGGCTGGATGAATATGACGGAAGAGCATGCTAAAGTGGCTTTATCTCTTGGCATAAGAAATATAATATGCGTAATTAATAAAATTGATTTAGTTGATGATGATAAATTAAAAGAAAGCGAAGAAGATATTAAAAAAAATCTGTATAGAATATTCAATAAAGATATAGAAATAGTAAAAGTGTCAGCTTTAAATGGTACTAATATAGACTTTTTGAAAGATAGAATAACTGATATATTATCAAATGAAAAATATGAAGATGATATAAAAACTCATATTTATGTAGACAGAGTATTTTCTATAAAAGGTGCTGGACTTACTATTACAGGAAGTCTTAGAGGTGGTAATATAAAAAAAGATGATACTTTGATACATTATCCAAGCAAAAAAGAAATTTCAATAAGAAATATTCAATCTTACCATGAAGATAAAGAAATTGTTTACTCTGCTTCAAGAATAGCTATTAATATAAAAAATATAAAGAAAGAAGAAATAAGAAGAGGGCATTTATTATGCTGTAAGGAAGAAAAAGTATTTTCAACAGATGAAATAATATTAGAGCTTATAAATAAAAATGATGTTGAATATCTTAAAAAAATAAAGAATGCTGAATTTGCTGTAGGTACAGAATGCTTAATTGCTCAAATACTTCCTATTTACAAAAACAAAACATATTCAAATGATAAATCTGATAAAGATAATAAAAATAATAAAGAAATAGATAATAGATTCATAAGATTAAAATTTGATGAGCCTATATCAGTGTTTTGGAAAGAACGCGGTATATTAATAAGCCATGGCGGAAGCAGTATAATAGCAGCAGGCAATGTATTTTGGGGAGAAAAAACTAATCCTTTCATAAGAAAAAGAATAATTGATAATGCCGGCAAGTTTTTGGGAGAAATAAAAAGAGAAAAATATAATGATTTATTTATGTCAGTGAATGGTTATACCGAAGCAAGCGAAGATATTCCTGATTATGCCATTAAAGTTGCAAATTTCTTTGTTAAAAAAGATTATTTAAATACTTTATTAGAAAGATTAAAAAATCTAATAGAAAATAAAAAAGAAGGCATAAGTTTTGAAGACATAAGAAATTATTTAAATATTAATAATGCATTTACAAAAGTGTTTATAGATTATTCAGTTGAAAATCAAATATTAATGCCATTTAATAATATATACAAAAAATATAATGAAGAAATTACTTTAAATAATTCTCAAAAAATATTATTAGAAAAATTAAAAAAAGAAGATTTAAACGGATTAGATGAAAAAACTATAAGAACATTTACTAATGGTATGAAAGATATAAAAGTATTATCAGCATCAAAAAAGGCTGTGTATCTTGATGAGGGTATATATTATCATATAGATGTTTATAATAGAATAAAAAAACTTATTTTGCAAAATACAAAAACTAATGATATTATTACAATAGCTTCTGTGCGTGATAAAACAGGACTATCTAGAAAATATGTACTTCCTATATTAAATGCATTTGAAAGAGAAAAATTAGTGAGAAGAGAAGGAAGCGAAAGAATAGTGCTTTGA
- a CDS encoding ankyrin repeat domain-containing protein has translation MKKRFILITLIFINIISCNDSKNKKDVYSSEINNSVTNNMETNYIIDNTSNDNKNILETNNLYTDDIYDGYASNENDIYELLTKLNEYELLAIEELESVKDTASLDAWQSEYTKESPLIFACQYFPTEEKAIELISYGADIDERADYGYTPLMEASSRGYLKLVKELIKNGADVNIMRYEQDDALSCAVLSTNKNSTKIVEELLNAGAVAYRDYPIPDSEDETVTIIDKFFDYSCDAEKFKLLAEAGADIENSYYGIPVIAMAVQKDCIDIVKYLVSKGIDPAMNYTDYRNIEFSLLNETFNNKTTDIAEYLIKNGADVNSQSTMDPYSKETQNLIFTAIEEDNIELVKLLIEYGADTSAVNKEGKTIFDIAKEKGYNEIEQLKK, from the coding sequence ATGAAAAAGAGATTTATTTTAATAACTTTGATATTTATTAATATCATTAGCTGTAATGACAGTAAAAATAAAAAAGATGTGTATAGTTCAGAAATTAATAATTCGGTAACTAACAATATGGAAACCAATTATATCATTGATAATACTTCTAATGATAATAAAAATATTTTAGAAACTAATAATTTATATACAGATGATATTTATGACGGATATGCATCTAATGAAAATGACATATATGAATTACTTACAAAATTAAATGAATATGAATTACTTGCTATTGAAGAACTTGAATCTGTAAAAGATACAGCTTCTTTAGATGCTTGGCAGTCAGAATATACTAAGGAATCGCCATTAATATTTGCATGTCAATATTTTCCTACAGAAGAAAAGGCCATTGAATTGATTTCTTACGGAGCAGATATAGATGAACGTGCTGATTATGGATATACTCCATTAATGGAGGCTTCTTCTAGAGGATATTTAAAACTTGTAAAAGAATTAATAAAAAATGGTGCTGATGTTAATATAATGCGCTATGAACAAGATGATGCTTTATCATGTGCGGTACTTTCTACTAATAAAAACAGTACAAAAATAGTTGAGGAATTGCTAAATGCTGGTGCTGTTGCTTACAGAGATTATCCCATTCCAGATAGCGAAGATGAAACAGTAACTATAATAGATAAGTTCTTTGATTATAGTTGTGATGCAGAAAAGTTTAAACTTCTTGCAGAGGCTGGTGCTGATATTGAAAACTCTTATTATGGTATACCAGTAATAGCTATGGCTGTTCAAAAGGATTGTATTGATATAGTAAAATATTTAGTATCTAAAGGTATTGATCCTGCTATGAATTATACGGATTATAGAAATATAGAATTTTCATTGCTTAATGAAACATTTAATAATAAAACTACTGATATAGCTGAATATTTAATAAAGAATGGAGCGGATGTAAATTCTCAAAGTACAATGGATCCTTACAGCAAAGAAACTCAAAACTTAATATTTACCGCTATTGAAGAAGATAATATAGAATTGGTAAAATTACTTATAGAATATGGAGCAGATACTTCAGCAGTAAACAAAGAAGGTAAAACTATTTTTGATATAGCTAAAGAAAAAGGTTATAATGAAATAGAGCAGCTTAAAAAATAG
- the selA gene encoding L-seryl-tRNA(Sec) selenium transferase: MNNKFNLIQTNAVLEDESIKPYHKIISRPIAADIIRETLEKLRTQLKNNDNLSYSKEDIIKLCEIEIKNKANLPIKKVINATGTIMHTNLGRSPIDSEVWDSVRELNINSNNLEYNINNESRGIRGEFVYSLLSKLTCAEDALVVNNNAAAVFLILKTLASNKEVIVSRGEQVQIGGGFRIPDILKEASAKLIEVGTTNIVDIKDYEEAITENTAMILKVHTSNFKIRGFVKSPSLKKLRETIPDNIALVYDEGAGIFDESMSEEEHIKYALKSGADLVCFSGDKMFSSVQAGIIVGKKKYIEKIYKHPLMRAFRCGKTVLSILEKSIIKRLNTEGNFKGYCETLLSIDKEIIKQKALKIIENIEGFEVVEEDIETGGGAMPDTFYPSYAISFRPKDIKSVIKFMHNLDVPIIPKVKKDSVLMYVITINDEDINYIKEVLIQIKDNYF; the protein is encoded by the coding sequence ATGAACAATAAATTTAATCTAATACAAACTAATGCAGTATTAGAAGATGAATCTATAAAACCATATCATAAAATTATTTCTCGCCCAATTGCAGCAGATATTATAAGAGAAACATTAGAAAAATTAAGAACTCAATTAAAAAATAATGATAATCTTAGTTACAGTAAAGAAGATATAATCAAATTATGCGAAATTGAAATAAAAAATAAAGCAAATCTTCCAATAAAAAAAGTTATAAATGCCACTGGAACTATAATGCATACAAATTTGGGAAGATCGCCAATAGATTCAGAAGTTTGGGATAGTGTAAGAGAATTAAATATTAACAGTAATAATCTTGAATATAATATTAATAATGAATCAAGAGGGATAAGAGGAGAATTTGTATATTCACTTTTAAGTAAATTAACATGTGCTGAAGACGCTTTGGTAGTTAATAATAATGCGGCTGCTGTATTTTTAATATTAAAAACTTTAGCAAGTAATAAAGAAGTAATAGTATCAAGAGGAGAGCAGGTACAAATAGGCGGAGGATTTAGAATACCTGATATATTAAAAGAAGCATCAGCTAAACTTATAGAAGTCGGTACTACTAATATAGTTGATATTAAAGATTATGAAGAAGCTATAACAGAAAATACAGCCATGATACTTAAAGTGCATACTTCCAATTTTAAAATAAGAGGCTTTGTTAAATCTCCTTCATTAAAAAAGTTAAGAGAAACTATACCTGATAATATAGCATTAGTTTATGATGAGGGAGCCGGAATATTTGATGAAAGTATGAGCGAAGAAGAACATATAAAATATGCATTAAAAAGCGGTGCTGATTTAGTGTGTTTTTCTGGTGATAAAATGTTTTCAAGTGTACAGGCTGGAATCATAGTAGGAAAGAAAAAATATATAGAAAAAATATACAAACATCCTTTAATGAGAGCTTTCAGATGCGGAAAAACAGTACTGTCAATATTAGAAAAAAGTATCATAAAAAGATTGAATACTGAAGGCAATTTCAAAGGATACTGTGAAACTTTATTGAGTATAGATAAGGAAATAATAAAACAAAAGGCTTTAAAGATTATAGAAAATATTGAAGGCTTTGAAGTTGTTGAAGAAGATATAGAAACAGGAGGCGGTGCTATGCCTGATACTTTTTATCCGTCTTATGCAATAAGTTTTAGGCCTAAAGATATAAAGTCTGTAATTAAGTTTATGCATAATTTAGATGTACCTATTATACCAAAAGTAAAAAAGGATTCAGTGCTTATGTATGTAATAACTATAAATGATGAAGATATAAATTACATAAAAGAAGTTTTAATACAAATAAAAGATAATTATTTTTAA
- a CDS encoding homoserine dehydrogenase — protein sequence MEKKKEFKVAVAGYGHVGKDTVKTIIENNAIMEKRTGIKLTIKTIFSRNIDKVKDDKFLDKIEIKTKDLNDILNDDDIDIVIEVLGGMDTAKELLIKTKKPVVTANKALLANCFGELIKNRKTDIAFEASVAGAIPIIKAMKESLVSDRMENVYGILNGTCNYILTNMTKNNLDFKDVLKDAQDKGYAEADPTFDIDGIDTAHKLCILSSIAFCNVISFDKIFIRGIRNIILDDIVFASEMGLTIKLIAEAALDENNNAYIYVIPTLLNDDNMLSKVDYAFNAITVVGDRSGDTVFYGSGAGGRPTSSAIVSDAVTLARNSLITDELRIPILGFVEENKELQVKDFREKNENFYVRFKSNNNNLLAFNEAFYDINIDKSMERNGNFMFVLKDVNINSIIESIEKVEKIDDIFIAKIK from the coding sequence ATGGAAAAGAAAAAAGAATTTAAAGTTGCAGTTGCCGGATATGGACATGTTGGTAAAGACACAGTAAAAACTATTATAGAGAATAATGCTATAATGGAAAAAAGAACCGGAATAAAATTAACCATTAAAACCATTTTTAGCAGAAATATTGATAAGGTAAAAGATGATAAATTTTTAGATAAAATAGAAATAAAAACTAAAGATTTAAATGATATATTAAATGATGATGATATTGATATTGTAATAGAAGTACTTGGAGGAATGGATACAGCAAAAGAGCTTCTTATAAAAACAAAAAAACCAGTTGTTACAGCTAATAAAGCATTGCTAGCTAATTGTTTTGGTGAACTTATAAAGAATAGAAAAACTGATATAGCTTTTGAGGCTTCTGTTGCTGGTGCTATACCTATAATAAAGGCAATGAAAGAGAGTTTAGTTTCTGATAGAATGGAGAATGTTTACGGAATATTAAATGGAACTTGTAATTATATTTTAACTAATATGACTAAGAACAATTTAGATTTTAAAGATGTTCTTAAAGATGCTCAGGATAAAGGATATGCTGAGGCTGATCCTACATTTGATATTGACGGAATAGATACAGCGCATAAATTATGCATACTTTCATCTATAGCTTTCTGTAATGTTATAAGTTTTGATAAAATATTTATAAGAGGTATAAGAAATATTATATTAGATGATATTGTATTTGCTTCAGAGATGGGACTTACTATCAAATTAATAGCTGAGGCTGCTTTGGATGAAAATAATAATGCCTATATATACGTTATACCTACATTACTTAATGATGATAATATGCTTTCTAAAGTTGATTATGCTTTTAATGCGATAACTGTGGTAGGGGATCGTTCTGGAGATACTGTTTTCTATGGTTCTGGTGCTGGCGGAAGACCTACAAGCAGTGCTATAGTTTCTGATGCTGTTACTTTAGCTAGGAATAGTTTAATTACAGATGAGCTTAGAATACCTATACTTGGATTCGTAGAAGAAAATAAAGAGCTTCAAGTAAAAGATTTTAGAGAAAAGAATGAAAATTTCTATGTAAGATTCAAGTCAAATAATAATAACTTGCTTGCATTCAATGAGGCTTTTTATGATATTAATATTGATAAAAGTATGGAACGAAATGGAAATTTCATGTTCGTACTTAAAGATGTTAATATTAATTCTATAATTGAGTCTATAGAAAAAGTAGAAAAAATAGATGATATATTTATAGCAAAAATAAAATAA
- a CDS encoding DUF362 domain-containing protein, producing MPRVINNDCVACGSCVPECAFDAISEGNIYVIDPNKCTDCAACEAVCPSNAINPA from the coding sequence ATGCCACGTGTTATAAATAACGATTGTGTAGCTTGCGGATCATGCGTTCCTGAGTGTGCATTCGATGCTATTAGTGAAGGAAATATCTATGTGATTGATCCAAACAAATGCACTGATTGTGCTGCTTGTGAAGCTGTTTGTCCAAGCAACGCTATAAATCCAGCTTAA